DNA sequence from the Candidatus Sulfuricurvum sp. RIFRC-1 genome:
TTGATCGGGCTGGATGTCCGGCATCAAATTGACAAAAGTAAATCCGACAAACGGTTTTATTGGGGCAAATTCGGGTGAATCATACAAATCATCCACTTGATGCAGAATCGGTGTACATACCTTGGCACATCCTACATAGCCGAAAAAAACCAAGGATAAATCTTTCTTTCCAGTGGCTAAGTAAGGGGCATTTATAGGCTGGTCAATCGTAATTTTCCCAGACGATTGCTGTGCAAAAAAGAGTGCTTGCACAAAAGGGAGAACGATCAGCAGTATCATAAAAAAAATAGCCGCTAAAATAAGTTTTTTATTCATTCACAGCTTCTAAGAGAGTGAGTTTCTCTTTTTGAAGCACCACTTCATCCGAACACTCTTTCAGCTCTTTTTCCAATATTTTAATATGAGAATTTTTTTGTAATGAGATCAGAAATACGATGAGTAAAAAAAGTAAAAAGAAAATAAAGAGGATAAAAATGGCATTCAAAATATTTTGTTGATAGCGTTCAAAAAAAGACTTTCTTTCATGCAATATGATCGAATCGTGTGCAATGTATTCAGAAAGAATCAAGCGTGATTCCATCAATGCGCTACGATCAAACATATAGACATTCGGGCTCTTCGTAATCGATCCTATAGTATTAACCGATTCTCCTTTGAAATGGCGCAGTACGAGTTCCGCTGCATGGGAGCCTTGATTCGCACCGCTTGTAACAAAACCGCCGACGACTCCCCCTTGAACGTAAGCATCTTCCATACTGCACAAAATAAGATTTTTGTTTTGCTTCAAAATTGCAATCGATTCTTTTAACGTGAAATTATGTCTATTTGCATCACTCCATCCTCCGATCGTTGTGAGCAGTACAAACGTTTTCGGAGAATTCGGAAGTCTTGCGGTTATATCACTGATTCGTTTGGAAGAGAGAAAATGGAACGTATATTTAGGATATTTATGAATATGTGCACGGATATCCGTTTCGATAGAATGATACGTCGTCGAATCATCACCCACTATCCAAATATCGCGTGTTTGCGGAGAAAACTGCCGTATCAGCTCAATATTCGGGACAATATCTTTGGTTTCATACACTCCGGTATAACGGCTTTTATCCAGTTTCGTCTCTAAAGAAAGGTTATTGATCCCTGAAAAGAAAATTGGAGAAGCAGCGAATAAAGGTCTTTTTTGATGCAAGAAAAAGTTTAACGCATTATCATCGGTTACGTAAATTGCATCGGGAGAAACTCCTTTGAATTTTTCTTCTAAATAGGAGCGAAAAAAGGTTTCGTATTCCGGTGAAAGTTGAAGACGTTTGGTGTCCAAATATTCGACTGAAATATCCAGTGCAGAGGGAGATGACGTCTGCAATTTTGAGACAAAGTTATCGTGTTGAAGTTTCGTCCAACTGTATTCTTGAGAATAGGAATGAAGAACAAAAATCGACTTCTTATCTTGGGCGTTTGCCTCGATGAAAATAGTAATAAAAAGTAAAAAAAGTAAATTGAATCGTGCCATATTTTCCATCTGATAGTGTGGTAGAAAATTTTATCACAAAAGAGATGAGGAATGTCTATTTTAGGAAGTTATTTGGGGTATTAGAAGTGTATTTTGATAAGATTTTCGAATATTTAAACATTACATGTTAATGAAAATTATATGCGGGTAAAACCGCATATAAAAAAATCACATTCCGAGTTTTGCTTTTGCTTCTTTGGCGTATTTGATACCCAAATCCCAAGCTATGTTATTGACTTCGTGTACTTTTTTAGGAACTTTTGAAAGCATAACTTCTTTCAATGTTTCAGGGTCAAGTACACCGGTGAACTCATTGGTGATACCCAAGGCAACAACCGATTGAGTAATAACGTTTCCGACTTCCTCTTTTGCGATGGTGATGATTGGAATCTCTACGATGATCCATTTTTGGCGATCTTCTTCGGTTGGGTGAACCAAGTTTGGCTCAACAACGATGATTCCGCCCGGTTTAACACCGTTTTTAAACTGCTGGTAGCTCACGTTAGCAACTGAGAGCATGAAATCGATCTCACCCTCATTCGCATACGGGTAAAAAATTTCATTGTCATCGAGAGTGATATCAACAACCGTTGCTCCACCGCGAACTTGTGAGGTATAGGTAGCTGTTTTAAGCCCGTGACCGCCCATTTTGATCTTGGCCGCTGCCATAATTTCACCGGCGAGAAGAACCCCTTGTCCACCGACGCCTGTAAATCGTATCGTATGTCTCATGGTTTCTCCTTAGATTTTTTTCGCAAAGTCATCTTGCGTGATTTTGCCGCGTTTGCCTTGTGCAGATGCGATGACCATCTCATACATATCACAGTACTCAGCTTGTTCCACTTCACGCAATACACCCGTAGGGAATTTGTTCATTTGCTCTTCTGCTGGAAGTGCTTCCCATTTTTTCAACGGAACAGTGATGCTGTCTATCCATGCAAGGTTTTCCATAGCACTCAACATTTTGTTTTTACGACCAAGGTTGATATGGCAGTTAGACATAATGTCAAAGAATGAAAATCCTCTATGGGAGAACCCTTTTACCAAAACTTTTTCGAGTTTTTTCGGATCGAGCATTGTCTCACGCGCTACGAATGAAGCACCTGCACCGATAGCGAGTTTACACGCATCGAAGGTTGGGTCAATGTTACCGTTTTGCGCCGATACACACCACATACCCTGTGGAGTTGTCGGAGAGATTTGAGAGTTGGTCAAACCGTAGATGAAGTTATTGATAAGGATAAAATTCAAATCTATGTTACGACGACAACCATGGATCGTGTGGTTACCACCGATCGCAAGTCCGTCACCGTCTCCCGCTACAACGATAACGTGCGCATCAGGACGAGTCAATTTGATCCCCGTAGCGTATGCAATCGTACGACCGTGTGTGGTATGAACGGTATTACAGTTGATGTATGAGCTAAAACGCCCGGAACATCCGATACCAGAAACGACACACACTTTGTCCATATCCCAGCCCATTTTATCGATAGCACGGATAACCGATTTAAGGATTACACCATCACCACAACCCCAACACCAAAGTGTCGGCATTTTATCTACACGTAAATATTGATCGTAATTGAAAGCCATTAGAACATCTCCTTAACTTTTGCTACCATTTCAAGTGGTGCGATTGGACGGCCGTTTGCTTTGTGAAGCGTAGTGAAATCACTGCGTCCCATTACACGTTCGATCTCTTTGAGGTATTGACCCATGTTGAGCTCGGTTACAAAGATTTTGTCAAATTTTTGACCGATTTCTTTGAGTTTTTTCGCAGGGCTCGGCCAGATCATGATTGGGCGGAAAAGACCTGCTTTGATCCCATCAGCACGAAGTTTCATAACCGCTTCTTTAGCACCGCGAGAGATACTGCCATATGCGATCAAACACACTTCCGCATCGTCCATCATAAACTCTTCGTAATCGGCTTCATTGTCCAACCCGACATCTGCCGCAACCGCATCGATTTTACCGACAAGGCGCTCGATGTTGAACTGACATTGTGCCGCATCTTCCGTAGGGAATCCGGTTGGACCGTGGTGAAGACCCGTGAAGTGGAAACGGTACCCTTCGAACATTGGATTCAATACCGCAGGGGTATTCATAGGAACATCGTATGGGCGATAATCTTCCGGTTTGCCGTCAAATCGTTTACGGGTAACAATTTTAGCTTTTACCTCTTCGAGATCAGGGAGAACTGCTTTACCGTGCATGTGACCTACCGTCTCATCCAAAAGGACGAATACCGGAGACATATATTTTTCAGCCAAGTTGAATCCGCGTACGGTTTGAGTGTAACACTCTTCGAGTGAACCTGCACACAATGTGATCGATGCATAGTCACCGTGCGTCGGATACTGTGCTTGACCAATATCGGCTTGAGATACACGAGTCGGAAGACCGGTTGATGGACCTCCACGCATAACGTTTACGATAACCAAAGGTACTTCAGCGATAAATGCAAGACCGATTTGCTCTGCTTTAAGCGAAATCCCCGGACCTGAGGTTGCCGTCATCGATTTTGTACCCGCCATCGAAGCACCGAGCGCAACCGAGATACCGGCGATTTCATCTTCCATTTGGATAAATTTTCCGCCGACAGTCGGTAGAAGATCAGACATCTCATGCATTACTTCCGACGATGGTGTAATCGGATATCCGCCGAAAAACATACAACCTGCATCAAAAGCACCAAGTGCTGATAATTCGTTACCTGTTGAAATTACTTCTCTTGCCATTACTTCACTCCTGCTTGGTCTAGTGACATATACTTATTAGCGATAATAGCCGCTTGACGTACTTTTGCTTCATCAGTAAGTTTTGCAAATTTGTAATCTGCTTTATCTGCAACATAAATAGCAAAGTCAGGACATGTGAGTTCACACTCGTTACAGCCGATGCAACTTTCAGGGTGATTGATCGAGATCATAGCGCCCAAGGTTGATGTCGGCTCATAACGCATACCGAGTACACCCGATGGGCATACCGATACACAAATATCACATGCTTTACAGTTATCGGTATTTACCCATACAGGGACGTTACCGGGATTGATCGTTTTAAACATCTGTTCTCCTCACAATTTTGAAATTAATCTGATTTTGTATCAGTTGAAAATTTACCTATAGCACACGAGACAAAACTCTTGAGCTTTAGTGTGGCATTATCGATAGCGCCCTCTTCCTCACTTGATAGAGGATAGCCGAGACTTCTTAATATTGCCTTAACTTGTGCTAATTGCGCCTCGTCCGTAATATCGACTGTTACTTTGCGAGGCTCGCACGAGAGATCAACACAGATCTCTTTAAACCCTGCTTCTTTGAGAGAAGTTGTAATTGTGTTGGCGCACCCGCCGCAACGAATATTGGCCACCTCAAAGACGGTATTCATTATTTTCTCATCACTTCAGCGAGTGCTTTACCGATATCCGCCGGAGAAACAACGACTTTAACGCCCGCTGCTTCAAGTGCCGCCATTTTCTCAGCCGCCGTACCGGCACCGCCGGAGATAATCGCCCCAGCATGCCCCATACGTTTACCCGCAGGTGCTGTTTGACCCGCGATGAATGCAACGACTGGTTTGGTAATATGTTCTTTAATATACGCTGCCGCTTGGATCTCTAAATCTCCACCGATCTCACCGATCATAACGATTGCATGCGTTTCCGGATCTGCTTCAAACATCGGAAGGAGTTGTTTGTAGCTCAAACCGATAATCGGATCGCCGCCGATACCAACCGCAGTCGTGATACCAAATCCCTCTTTAACCACTTGGTTCGCTGACTCGTACGTCAATGTCCCTGATTTAGAGATAAGACCGACATTCCCTTTTTTGAAAATGAACCCCGGCATAATACCGATTTTACACTCTTCAGCGGTAATGATTCCCGGACAGTTCGGCCCGATGGTCATCATGTCTTTTTTAACCGCGTAGGCTTTTGCAAACATCATGTCTTTTACCGGAGCACCTTCGGTAATAATTACCGCAAGAGTGATTCCCGCATCAGCCGCTTCCATAACCGCATCCGAAACGAAAGCCGGCGGAACGAAGATCATAGAAACCGTAGCGCCCGTGTGAGCTACCGCTTCGGAAACCGTATTAAAAACCGGTTGACCAAGGTGTTCTTGTCCACCCTTGCCCGGTGTAACACCGCCGACGATTTTAGTGCCGTATGCCATACATTGCTCTGCATGGAACGTCCCCTCTTTACCTGTGAAACCTTGTACGATTACTTTTGTATCTTTATTGACCAAAATAGACATAAATTATTCTCCTTTCGCTGCTGCAACGGCTTTACGCGCACCGTCTGCGAGATCGGTTGCCGCTACGATATTAGCGATACCGGCATTATTTAAAATTTCAGCTGCTTCGATAGCGTTTGTTCCATCAAGTCGTACGATAACCGGTACGTTTACGTTGGTGATTTTTGTTGCTTCGATAATACCGTTAGCAACGCGATCACAACGGACGATTCCGCCGAAAATATTAACAAAAATTGCTTTGACGTTCGGATCTTTGAGGATAATCTCAAACCCTTTAGCTACCGTTTCGGCACTCGCTGAACCGCCTACGTCGAGGAAATTGGCAGGTTTTCCCCCTTCGTAATTGATCGTATCCATCGTACCCATTGCAAGACCCGCACCGTTAACCATACAACCGACGTTGCCATCAAGTTTGATGTAGCTGAGTCCGTATTTATCCGCTTCAATTTCTGTCGGTTCTTCTTCTGTGAAGTCACGCATTTCATTGACTTGTGATTGACGGTAGAGAGCATTGTTGTCAAAGCCCATTTTCGCGTCCAATGCCAAGAATTTACCATCACCCGTTTTAACCAACGGATTGATCTCGATCATCTCAGCATCGTGATCCATATAAACACGATAAAGCGCCGCTGCAAATTTGATAAACGTGTTGATCTCTTCGACAGGAAGACCCAAGCCAAAAGCCAATTTGCGACCGTGGAAAGATTGGAAACCGGTCAATGGATCGATGGAAACTTTGATAATTTTTTCAGGGGTGTTGTGGGCAACATCTTCAATCGCCATACCGCCCTCAGTTGAAGCCATCATGATCGGCATTTCAAGAGCACGGTCAAGCAAGAGTCCAAGATAGTACTCTTTTTTGATATCGGCACCCTCTTCGATATACACTTTTTGAACAAGTTTACCCTCAGGTCCTGTTTGGTGTGTTATGAGCTGCATCCCTAGGATTTGAGCCGCCATTTCGCGCACTTCAGACGTTGACTTGGCAAGCTTAACACCGCCCCCTAAACCGCGTCCTCCAGCATGGATTTGAGCTTTAACAACCCAGATGTTTCCGCCGAGTTCTTGAGCCGCTTTAACCGCCTCATCGGGTGTAAATGCAATGTGACCGCGCAAGGTCGGTACATTGTACTTTTTGAATAATTCTTTTGCTTGATATTCGTGAATATTCATCCATTCCTCCTGTTGTAAGTTTACGCTATAGGTCTTGTCATCTCTTCAGGGATGACGTATTTATCGAACTCTTCGGCACTGAGGAGACCGAGTTTTATCGCGGTTTCTTTCAGTGTAGAGTTCTCTTTGTGTGCTGT
Encoded proteins:
- a CDS encoding SCO family protein; amino-acid sequence: MNKKLILAAIFFMILLIVLPFVQALFFAQQSSGKITIDQPINAPYLATGKKDLSLVFFGYVGCAKVCTPILHQVDDLYDSPEFAPIKPFVGFTFVNLMPDIQPDQVPAFAKSFNGDFEGIYLTQKALMGIDREFSLFFSKSLSDPTEIDHSDHIYLVKKEKNGIVVLKNIYITHPLDREQMIADIKHYVREAP
- a CDS encoding 2-oxoacid:acceptor oxidoreductase family protein — protein: MRHTIRFTGVGGQGVLLAGEIMAAAKIKMGGHGLKTATYTSQVRGGATVVDITLDDNEIFYPYANEGEIDFMLSVANVSYQQFKNGVKPGGIIVVEPNLVHPTEEDRQKWIIVEIPIITIAKEEVGNVITQSVVALGITNEFTGVLDPETLKEVMLSKVPKKVHEVNNIAWDLGIKYAKEAKAKLGM
- a CDS encoding 2-oxoglutarate ferredoxin oxidoreductase subunit beta, which gives rise to MAFNYDQYLRVDKMPTLWCWGCGDGVILKSVIRAIDKMGWDMDKVCVVSGIGCSGRFSSYINCNTVHTTHGRTIAYATGIKLTRPDAHVIVVAGDGDGLAIGGNHTIHGCRRNIDLNFILINNFIYGLTNSQISPTTPQGMWCVSAQNGNIDPTFDACKLAIGAGASFVARETMLDPKKLEKVLVKGFSHRGFSFFDIMSNCHINLGRKNKMLSAMENLAWIDSITVPLKKWEALPAEEQMNKFPTGVLREVEQAEYCDMYEMVIASAQGKRGKITQDDFAKKI
- a CDS encoding 2-oxoglutarate synthase subunit alpha, whose amino-acid sequence is MAREVISTGNELSALGAFDAGCMFFGGYPITPSSEVMHEMSDLLPTVGGKFIQMEDEIAGISVALGASMAGTKSMTATSGPGISLKAEQIGLAFIAEVPLVIVNVMRGGPSTGLPTRVSQADIGQAQYPTHGDYASITLCAGSLEECYTQTVRGFNLAEKYMSPVFVLLDETVGHMHGKAVLPDLEEVKAKIVTRKRFDGKPEDYRPYDVPMNTPAVLNPMFEGYRFHFTGLHHGPTGFPTEDAAQCQFNIERLVGKIDAVAADVGLDNEADYEEFMMDDAEVCLIAYGSISRGAKEAVMKLRADGIKAGLFRPIMIWPSPAKKLKEIGQKFDKIFVTELNMGQYLKEIERVMGRSDFTTLHKANGRPIAPLEMVAKVKEMF
- a CDS encoding 4Fe-4S dicluster domain-containing protein; translated protein: MFKTINPGNVPVWVNTDNCKACDICVSVCPSGVLGMRYEPTSTLGAMISINHPESCIGCNECELTCPDFAIYVADKADYKFAKLTDEAKVRQAAIIANKYMSLDQAGVK
- a CDS encoding heavy metal-associated domain-containing protein, with amino-acid sequence MNTVFEVANIRCGGCANTITTSLKEAGFKEICVDLSCEPRKVTVDITDEAQLAQVKAILRSLGYPLSSEEEGAIDNATLKLKSFVSCAIGKFSTDTKSD
- the sucD gene encoding succinate--CoA ligase subunit alpha produces the protein MSILVNKDTKVIVQGFTGKEGTFHAEQCMAYGTKIVGGVTPGKGGQEHLGQPVFNTVSEAVAHTGATVSMIFVPPAFVSDAVMEAADAGITLAVIITEGAPVKDMMFAKAYAVKKDMMTIGPNCPGIITAEECKIGIMPGFIFKKGNVGLISKSGTLTYESANQVVKEGFGITTAVGIGGDPIIGLSYKQLLPMFEADPETHAIVMIGEIGGDLEIQAAAYIKEHITKPVVAFIAGQTAPAGKRMGHAGAIISGGAGTAAEKMAALEAAGVKVVVSPADIGKALAEVMRK
- the sucC gene encoding ADP-forming succinate--CoA ligase subunit beta; amino-acid sequence: MNIHEYQAKELFKKYNVPTLRGHIAFTPDEAVKAAQELGGNIWVVKAQIHAGGRGLGGGVKLAKSTSEVREMAAQILGMQLITHQTGPEGKLVQKVYIEEGADIKKEYYLGLLLDRALEMPIMMASTEGGMAIEDVAHNTPEKIIKVSIDPLTGFQSFHGRKLAFGLGLPVEEINTFIKFAAALYRVYMDHDAEMIEINPLVKTGDGKFLALDAKMGFDNNALYRQSQVNEMRDFTEEEPTEIEADKYGLSYIKLDGNVGCMVNGAGLAMGTMDTINYEGGKPANFLDVGGSASAETVAKGFEIILKDPNVKAIFVNIFGGIVRCDRVANGIIEATKITNVNVPVIVRLDGTNAIEAAEILNNAGIANIVAATDLADGARKAVAAAKGE